Proteins from a genomic interval of Sugiyamaella lignohabitans strain CBS 10342 chromosome C, complete sequence:
- the PRP24 gene encoding Prp24p (Splicing factor that reanneals snRNPs during spliceosome recycling; reanneals U4 and U6 snRNPs; GO_component: GO:0005688 - U6 snRNP [Evidence IDA] [PMID 11720284]; GO_component: GO:0005634 - nucleus [Evidence IEA,IEA]; GO_function: GO:0003723 - RNA binding [Evidence IEA]; GO_function: GO:0017070 - U6 snRNA binding [Evidence IDA] [PMID 20181740]; GO_function: GO:0003676 - nucleic acid binding [Evidence IEA]; GO_function: GO:0000166 - nucleotide binding [Evidence IEA]; GO_function: GO:0017069 - snRNA binding [Evidence IPI] [PMID 16410014]; GO_process: GO:0008380 - RNA splicing [Evidence IEA]; GO_process: GO:0006397 - mRNA processing [Evidence IEA]; GO_process: GO:0000245 - spliceosomal complex assembly [Evidence IMP] [PMID 10022888]; GO_process: GO:0000244 - spliceosomal tri-snRNP complex assembly [Evidence IDA] [PMID 9452384]), which translates to MDVTVDSTEAQDGGVQELQDLYLALESDLYLPETHIKLINKLRELSMVDELEAARSVMESILAPSQQIWLDWIEDYQTWGKSVEEISNLFSTALKTCPTVDIVEVYGRFILQLIENGVIKDAYTGIDDSESPLNQHLMNLAGGLDETQNNIAQSHKAWNAYRDIFVFLLAQEKASQSGTTLKILPRLKELYLARLRIPHAEIATTFSDFSTFVTTYYNSTYEGEMVAANKIYSETLKILNYRDSWELKLKSDPSLQTFADYIQWELERPKRYFRADLVQGLYERVIELYQYVALVWDDYIIFLCEQPKSFSRKTVESAIQRATKSCPTSGSLWAHRIRVSESYGADFEDIIGLKMTIDDISAFAAENEDYDNWKPLALAWLAYLFRANTSSDNLFIDQLRDDCNFSLEKSYSFGKQDPNFEVESLVIGIFTRLGESDNVRNIWKRVSKYQGTKAIFWLKWFEWEKSQSGNSYTNALDVLKIPLSRNNIDWPEMIIQAYTEFERLNGSAYSTQQSVITSRRKLYEIAKKRSKESYDQQLYQDSETGTKENAELNIEGPSANAENASETPSSKKRSHEQVESSNVSDAPTKQPKTTDHRDREHNTVIVYDLPSETTEKDLEGFFNECGNIVSVIQHTEANSAVVEFSNQDDTKAALTRDHKSIKDKEVRVTSGYQTTLFVTNFPASATKESLTELFKKYGQVISVRFPSLKYNTNRRFCYVQYLSSESAKSAVGELDGSGIFDEEEKLVVKISDPSNKQTRSGGNAEGRELYIKSVDFSLNEDFVRSTFAKYGTVEKLRLPPSKRPGRLHDGYGFVTMSTVDEANTAIEALDGSILGDTGRVVSVSIAGKAPSKKSTKVVKINHNDQSRKLTASEIESKTIYISNLSDTVNDAQLRSILEKYGPLHKIVLKPDLEGAIVEYETVADAGKASLSLDGQKIADKPIRLGSSIVKPAPNPKKSTMFMPPSARGKKR; encoded by the coding sequence ATGGACGTTACAGTGGACAGTACAGAAGCTCAAGATGGCGGTGTGCAAGAATTGCAAGACCTATATCTAGCTTTGGAGTCCGACTTATATCTTCCTGAAACACACATCAAGTTAATAAACAAACTGCGTGAACTGTCAATGGTTGATGAGTTGGAGGCCGCGAGGTCTGTCATGGAATCAATTCTCGCTCCGTCGCAACAAATCTGGTTGGACTGGATAGAAGACTATCAAACATGGGGCAAAAGTGTTGAAGAAATatctaatttattttccaCTGCACTCAAGACATGTCCAACTGTGGATATTGTTGAGGTTTATGGCAGATTTATCTTGCAATTGATTGAAAACGGGGTTATCAAAGATGCGTATACTGGAATTGACGACTCCGAGTCTCCTCTTAACCAGCACCTCATGAATTTAGCTGGCGGGCTAGACGAAACTCAAAACAATATTGCCCAGAGCCACAAGGCTTGGAATGCATATAGGgatatttttgtatttttgcTGGCGCAAGAGAAGGCTAGTCAATCGGGTACTACTTTAAAGATCCTTCCAAGGTTGAAAGAACTTTATCTCGCTCGGCTTCGAATCCCCCATGCCGAAATCGCAACTACGTTTTCCGACTTTTCCACTTTTGTAACCACTTATTACAATTCAACCTATGAGGGAGAAATGGTGGCTGCTAACAAAATCTACTCTGAAACGTTGAAAATACTAAACTATCGTGATAGCTGGGAATTGAAGTTAAAATCGGATCCATCTTTGCAAACGTTTGCTGATTACATTCAATGGGAGCTGGAAAGACCAAAGCGATACTTCCGTGCAGATCTAGTACAGGGTCTTTATGAGCGCGTCATAGAACTCTACCAGTATGTGGCTCTAGTATGGGACGATTATATCATATTTCTTTGCGAGCAGCCAAAGTCCTTTTCAAGAAAGACTGTGGAATCAGCTATCCAGCGAGCAACCAAGTCCTGTCCAACTTCGGGCTCTTTGTGGGCACATCGCATTAGGGTGTCAGAATCGTATGGGGCAGATTTCGAGGACATTATAGGCTTGAAAATGACAATAGATGATATATCTGCTTTTGCagctgaaaatgaagatTATGACAATTGGAAACCGCTCGCCCTTGCTTGGCTAGCATATTTATTTCGAGCTAATACTTCATCTGACAACCTCTTTATCGACCAGCTTAGGGATGACTGTAACTTTTCACTTGAAAAATCATATTCTTTCGGCAAACAAGATCCTAACTTTGAAGTTGAGTCACTTGTCATTGGCATATTTACCCGTCTAGGCGAAAGCGACAATGtcagaaatatttggaAGCGAGTATCCAAGTACCAAGGTACCAAGGCTATATTTTGGCTAAAGTGGTTTGAATGGGAAAAGTCACAGAGCGGTAATTCCTATACGAATGCACTTGACGTTTTGAAGATACCCCTGTCGCGAAATAATATTGACTGGCCTGAAATGATCATTCAAGCTTATACTGAATTCGAAAGACTGAATGGCAGTGCATACTCCACGCAACAGTCTGTAATCACTTCTCGGAGAAAGCTATACGAGATTGCTAAGAAGCGAAGCAAGGAATCTTATGATCAACAGTTATATCAAGATTCAGAGACTGGAACGAAAGAAAATGCTGAATTAAATATAGAAGGACCATCTGCCAATGCTGAGAATGCAAGCGAGACCCCGTCATCTAAAAAGCGTAGTCATGAACAGGTCGAAAGTTCAAATGTTTCAGATGCGCCCACAAAGCAACCCAAAACGACTGACCACAGAGATAGAGAGCATAATACTGTCATAGTCTATGATCTCCCTTCCGAAACTACGGAAAAAGACCTGGAAGGCTTCTTTAACGAATGTGGTAATATTGTCTCCGTTATTCAGCATACAGAAGCTAATTCCGCCGTTGTAGAGTTCTCCAACCAAGATGATACGAAGGCGGCTCTGACTCGTGACCACAAGTCTataaaagataaagaagtAAGAGTCACTTCAGGGTACCAAACTACTTTGTTTGTAACAAATTTCCCTGCTTCTGCTACCAAAGAGAGCCTAACAGAGCTCTTTAAAAAATATGGTCAAGTTATCAGCGTACGCTTTCCTTCTCTTAAGTACAACACTAACCGGAGATTCTGTTATGTCCAGTACCTATCATCAGAGAGTGCTAAGAGTGCTGTTGGAGAGTTAGACGGTTCGGGGAtttttgatgaagaggaaaagCTAGTTGTCAAGATATCCGACCCGTCAAATAAACAGACCCGTTCAGGAGGCAATGCTGAAGGACGGGAATTGTATATTAAAAGTGTTGATTTCAGTCTAAATGAGGACTTTGTACGCTCGACTTTTGCGAAGTACGGAACAGTTGAAAAACTGAGGCTCCCACCATCGAAAAGGCCTGGTAGACTTCACGATGGTTATGGGTTTGTAACGATGTCAACCGTTGATGAGGCAAATACCGCTATCGAAGCTTTAGATGGATCTATTCTTGGTGATACTGGAAGAGTAGTATCTGTATCCATTGCGGGAAAGGCTCCTAGTAAAAAGTCGACTAAAgtcgtcaaaatcaatcacAATGACCAATCAAGGAAGCTTACTGCTAGCGAAATCGAGTCAaaaactatttatatatccAATCTTTCGGATACGGTTAACGATGCCCAGCTAAGGTCAATACTGGAGAAATACGGCCCATTGCATAAGATTGTTTTGAAGCCTGATCTAGAAGGCGCCATTGTAGAATATGAGACTGTGGCTGACGCTGGTAAGGCATCGCTATCTCTCGACGGCCAGAAAATTGCTGATAAGCCCATTAGGCTTGGTTCCTCCATTGTCAAGCCGGcgccaaatccaaaaaagaGCACAATGTTTATGCCTCCAAGTGCCCGAGGAAAAAAGCGttaa